GAGGCCTTCGTGGAACAGGTGCTGGTGGGCCAGCTGGCGGCCCAGCGGGTCGCCGTGGGTGAAAACTTCCGCTTCGGGGCCGGCCGCAGCGGCGACAGTCATGCCCTGGCGGAGATTGGTTCCCGTCACGGCATCGAGGTGCAGGTGCTGCCGATGCTCTGGGATGGCGAGGAGCGGGTGAGCAGCAGCCGCATTCGCCGGGCCCTAGGGGCTGGAGATCTGGCGGAGGCCCGCCGCTTGCTGGAGCGTCCCTATCGCTTCAGCGGCCTGGTGGTGCGTGGCCGCGGGCTTGGTAAGCAACTCGGTTGGCCCACCGCCAACCTGCAGGTGGATGGCCGCAAGTTTTTGCCGCTGGAGGGGGTTTACGCAGCCACGGCATCGGTGGCCGGCGGCCCGATGCTGCCGGCCGTGATGAACCTCGGCCCCCAGCCCACGGTGGATCCCACCGCCCCCTCGGCGGTGGAGGTGCACCTGCTCGATCGGCAGCTGGAGCTTGAGGGATTGGAGCTGGTGGTGGAGCCGCTGCAACTGCTGCGCCGCCAGCAAACCTTTGCCAGCTTTGACCAGCTGGTAGCCCAGATTGCGGCCGATGCCCAGCTGGCCCGCGCCTTAAGCGCCTGGATAGGCGTGGGTGAGACCCCAGCCAATGAAGGTTGCGATCCCGCCGAGCAGCAGAATCCCTGAAATCAGCACCAGCATCGGGCTGTCGGTATTGCCCCGATTTGGATTGCCTGGCTCGCCTGCCATTGGCCCCTGTGTGATGGATTCCACCCTAGACAGCTCCTCCAGCCCAGCCCGCGACCGGCTGCTCGATGCCAACCTCGATCGGGCTCGCGAGGGCTTGCGGGTACTGGAAGATTGGGCCCGCTTTGGCCTCGATCGAGGCGATCTGGTGGTGCGCACCAAGGACATGCGCCAGCGGCTGGGCAGGTTGCATCGCGATGCCTACAAATTTGCGCGCCACACCGCCACCGATCCGGCCGCGGGCCTCGGACATCCGGCCCAAGCGGAGCGATCCAGCCCCAGCGCCGTGGTGGGTGCCAACGCCGGCCGGGTGCAGGAGGCTTTGCGGGTGCTGGAGGAATTTGGGCGCAGCAGCGATCCCCTGCTGGCTGAGGAGGCCTCAGCTCTGCGCTATCTGCTCTACGACCTTGAAGTGGATCTGTTGCAGGCCTGTCGTCTGGCCGCTGCGGGCGGGGCGGGCCGCCGTGAGCTGCTGGCTAGCTGCCGGCTCTATTTGGTTACTTCGCCGGTGCCCGACCTGGAGCAGGTGGTGGCCGCGGCCCTGGGGGCCGGGGTACGCCTGGTGCAATACCGCGCCAAAGAGGCCGCCGGTCTCGATGACCTGCAAAAACTCAGCCAGGCCCGAGCCCTGCGCCAGCTCTGCGCCACCCATGGCGCCCTGTTTTTGGTGAATGACCGCATTGATATTGCCCTGGCTGTGGAGGCTGACGGGGTGCACCTGGGCCAGGGGGATCTGCCGCCGGCGGTGGCGCGCCAGCTGCTGGGCCCAGATCGGTTGATTGGCCGCAGCACCCATGCCCTGGCCCAGTTGCAGCAGGCGGTCAGCGATGGTTGCGACTACATCGGTGTCGGCCCGGTGCAGGCCACCCCCACCAAGCCCGGCCGGGAGCCGGTGGGGCTCGATTACGTGCGCCAGGCCGCGGCGGCTAGTCCGATCCCCTTCTTTGCCATCGGCGGGCTGGAGGTCAGCAAGGTGGCGGCGGTGCGGGCTGCTGGAGCCCAGCGGATTGCGGTGGTGCGGGCGATCACCGAGGCGGTTGATCCGGCTGCCGCCACCGCCGAGCTGCTGGCAGCACTTGAGGTGCCGGCTTCGTGATCCGGCTGCAGGTAAACGGCGATCAGCGAGCCTGCTCAGCCGGACTCAATTTGGAGCAGGCCCTGCTGGAACTGGGCTACAAGCCCCGCTTGGTGGTGGTGGAGTTCAACGGCACGATCCTGCCCAGACAGGCCTGGCCCACCCAGCCGGTGGTGGAATCCGATGTGCTGGAGGTGGTCACCATTGTGGGCGGTGGTTCCTAGATTCCGACCAATCGCTTCCAGCGCCTTGGCGCTTTCTACCCGTCTGGTCTTGCGGCGCTGCTTCAGCTTGCTGGCCGTGCCGATGTTTGTCCTGAGCCTGTTGGTGGTGCATCCCAGCCCCAGCTGGGCCGCCAGTGGCGGCCGCATAGGTGGAGGCAGCTTCCGCTCGGCCCCCTCGATGCCGAGAAGCTATGGCGGTGGTGGTTATAGAGGTGGTGGTGGCGGCTACAACAGCGGCTACCGCGGTGGCTACGGGGGAGGGGGCATCGGCTTTCCCTTCCTGATTCCAATGTTTGGTTTCGGTGGCGGTGGCCTGTTTGGCTTCCTTGTGCTGATGGCCGTGGGAGGTCTGCTGCTCAATGCGGTGCGTGGTGGCGGCGGTGGCGGCCAGGGGCCAGCAATTTCCGGCAGCCGCAGCGATCTGGTGGGCGGCGGCCGCCCCGATGGCCCGGTCACTATCAGCCAGCTGCAGGTGGGGCTGCTGGCATCGGCCCGCCAGCTTCAAACCGATCTGCGCCGTTTAGCTGGCAGCGCTGACACCAGCCATGCGGCTGGCCTCCAAGCCCTGCTTCAGGAGACCACCTTGGCCCTGCTGCGCCACCCCGACCTCTGGGTCTATGCCAATTCAGAGGTGGGTCAGGTGCCTTTCGCTAGTGCCGAATCCACCTTCAATCGCCTTTCGATGACGGAGCGCAGCAAGTTGCAGCGAGAGGTCACCACCAACGTGGGCGGCAAGCGCTTTAGCGATGACAGCGTGGCCGCAGGAGATAGCGATGCCAGTAGCGATTTCATCGCCGTCACCCTGCTGGTGGCAAGCCGCAGCCGGCTTGCGCTCAAGGGTTCGGGCAGTGCCGATCAAGTGCGTGATTCGCTGCAGCAACTCGGTGCCGTCGGTGCAGCTGACCTGCTGGCGATCGAGGTGATCTGGCAGCCGGAAGGGGCTGGTGAAGTGCTGAGCACCGAAGAATTGCTAACTGCTTACCCCCAGCTTCAACACCTCTAGGACTGCTGTCCTGGTTCGAGTCCCAAACGGCGAGGGGAGATCTTTGCCTTTCCCCTTGCCCATGGCTGGCTAGCTACCCACACTGCGATGAGTGCCGGCTGTTTTGATGCTGCGTCGTTCGCCAACTTGGGTCAATACAGCGGTGCTGCTGCAGGCCATCGAGCGCTACGAGCAGGGACTATTGCCCCGCTCGATGCAGCTCTGGATTCAAGCGGTGCTCGAGATTGAGCAGCCCGGTTCAACTCCCCTGCGACCCGGCTGCTGAGCGCCCAGGCCCGCAGCCCAGGATCCGCAGGGCTGCCATGGCGGCGCCGTAACCGTTGTCGATGTTGACCACCGTGAGCCCGGGGGCGCAACTGGCCAACATGCCGTGCAAGGCGGCCACGCCACCGGCACTTACGCCATAGCCCACCGCTACCGGCACGCCGATCACCGGCTGGGGTAGTAGCCCGGCCAGCACGGTGGGCAGGGCTCCCTCCATACCAGCACAGGCGATCAGCACATCGGCATGACGCAGCTCTTCGAGGCGCTCGAGCAGCCGGTGCAGCCCCGCCACGCCCACATCCAGCACCAGCTCGGTGGCGATGCCATGGCAGGCCAAGGCCAGCTGGGCCTCGGCCGCCACCGGCAGATCACTGGTGCCGCCGCTCAGCACCGCTACCCGCCCCAGCCTGGAATCCGGGCTTGGTAGGGGGCCGGCGCTGAGACAGCGGGCCTGTGAATGGTGCTGCAGAAGCCAGGCCTCCCCTCGCTCCGGCCCAAGTAGTGCTGCCACGGCTTCCGCCTTCTCAGGGCAGATGCGGGTCACAAGCGCTAGCTCTCCTGCGCCATCCAGCTCCTCCAGGATCCGGGCGATCTGCTCGACACTTTTGTGCTCGCCCCAGATCGCCTCCACCATCCCCAGCCGCTGGCGGCGGCCAAGGTCGAGTCGATGCTCCGGGCTGCCGTTCATAGCCGCTCCCACACCATCTCAACAATGGCCGGTGTCACCCAGAGGCACCAGGCCCGCTCTTCGGCATGGCTGCCGAGCACGTAGGTGGCCTTGTTTGCGCTGATGCGGCTCATGGCGGCAGCAGCTCACCTTCAAACACCAGCGGGAAGGGGTTGCCTTGTGATTGGCCGGTGGCCGCTTGGGCCAGCTGCTCAAAGCGCTCCTGCACCGCCTGCACCGCTTGCG
This is a stretch of genomic DNA from Cyanobium sp. Tous-M-B4. It encodes these proteins:
- a CDS encoding thiamine phosphate synthase produces the protein MDSTLDSSSSPARDRLLDANLDRAREGLRVLEDWARFGLDRGDLVVRTKDMRQRLGRLHRDAYKFARHTATDPAAGLGHPAQAERSSPSAVVGANAGRVQEALRVLEEFGRSSDPLLAEEASALRYLLYDLEVDLLQACRLAAAGGAGRRELLASCRLYLVTSPVPDLEQVVAAALGAGVRLVQYRAKEAAGLDDLQKLSQARALRQLCATHGALFLVNDRIDIALAVEADGVHLGQGDLPPAVARQLLGPDRLIGRSTHALAQLQQAVSDGCDYIGVGPVQATPTKPGREPVGLDYVRQAAAASPIPFFAIGGLEVSKVAAVRAAGAQRIAVVRAITEAVDPAAATAELLAALEVPAS
- a CDS encoding DUF1517 domain-containing protein; translation: MASSALALSTRLVLRRCFSLLAVPMFVLSLLVVHPSPSWAASGGRIGGGSFRSAPSMPRSYGGGGYRGGGGGYNSGYRGGYGGGGIGFPFLIPMFGFGGGGLFGFLVLMAVGGLLLNAVRGGGGGGQGPAISGSRSDLVGGGRPDGPVTISQLQVGLLASARQLQTDLRRLAGSADTSHAAGLQALLQETTLALLRHPDLWVYANSEVGQVPFASAESTFNRLSMTERSKLQREVTTNVGGKRFSDDSVAAGDSDASSDFIAVTLLVASRSRLALKGSGSADQVRDSLQQLGAVGAADLLAIEVIWQPEGAGEVLSTEELLTAYPQLQHL
- the thiS gene encoding sulfur carrier protein ThiS — protein: MRLQVNGDQRACSAGLNLEQALLELGYKPRLVVVEFNGTILPRQAWPTQPVVESDVLEVVTIVGGGS
- a CDS encoding bifunctional riboflavin kinase/FAD synthetase, whose amino-acid sequence is MIPLRSPQEALRPTAIALGSFDGLHQGHRRVIAAVTAAPGSEQAAIATVVSFWPHPREVLHGEARLRLDLPAEKLHLLEPLGIEQLVLVPFSRELAALSPEAFVEQVLVGQLAAQRVAVGENFRFGAGRSGDSHALAEIGSRHGIEVQVLPMLWDGEERVSSSRIRRALGAGDLAEARRLLERPYRFSGLVVRGRGLGKQLGWPTANLQVDGRKFLPLEGVYAATASVAGGPMLPAVMNLGPQPTVDPTAPSAVEVHLLDRQLELEGLELVVEPLQLLRRQQTFASFDQLVAQIAADAQLARALSAWIGVGETPANEGCDPAEQQNP
- the larB gene encoding nickel pincer cofactor biosynthesis protein LarB; its protein translation is MNGSPEHRLDLGRRQRLGMVEAIWGEHKSVEQIARILEELDGAGELALVTRICPEKAEAVAALLGPERGEAWLLQHHSQARCLSAGPLPSPDSRLGRVAVLSGGTSDLPVAAEAQLALACHGIATELVLDVGVAGLHRLLERLEELRHADVLIACAGMEGALPTVLAGLLPQPVIGVPVAVGYGVSAGGVAALHGMLASCAPGLTVVNIDNGYGAAMAALRILGCGPGRSAAGSQGS